A section of the Terriglobia bacterium genome encodes:
- a CDS encoding peptidylprolyl isomerase gives MKRVPLFLVTLGLLLPAALFADTIVEEIVARVNGEVITRTDYQKGREQLMNDVRQEFGAEAEPQFKQREKDVLRDLIDQQLLLDKGKELGITADTELVKRLDEIRKQNNLASMEDMEKAATSQGISFEDFKQQLRNSIITQQVIGQEVGRKIRITPEEGKQFYEEHKKELEQPEQIRLSEILVTVEKDASPEQIAAAQSKADDLLKQIRGGAKFDEVAKRSSQGPTSAQGGDLGLFKRGMLAKELEDMTFAIKADEVSDVIRTKQGFVILKVTEHTAAGMPSYKEAEQKIGDAMYYKRLQPALRAYLTKLREEAFIDIKEGFVDSGASPNQTKPVITASAAEQAQQAKKKKKKFLIF, from the coding sequence ATGAAGAGAGTCCCCCTTTTCCTTGTCACCCTGGGTCTCCTCCTGCCCGCGGCGCTGTTCGCGGACACCATCGTCGAGGAGATCGTCGCCCGCGTGAACGGCGAGGTCATCACCCGCACCGACTACCAGAAGGGCCGCGAGCAGCTCATGAACGACGTGAGGCAGGAGTTCGGTGCGGAGGCGGAACCACAGTTCAAGCAGCGTGAGAAGGACGTGCTACGCGACCTGATCGACCAGCAACTGCTGCTGGACAAGGGGAAGGAGTTGGGCATCACTGCCGACACCGAACTGGTCAAGCGCCTGGACGAGATCCGCAAGCAGAACAACCTGGCCAGCATGGAAGACATGGAGAAGGCGGCAACCTCGCAGGGCATCAGCTTCGAGGACTTCAAGCAGCAGTTGCGCAACAGCATCATCACCCAGCAGGTGATCGGGCAGGAAGTCGGGCGCAAGATCCGCATCACCCCCGAAGAGGGCAAACAGTTCTATGAAGAGCACAAGAAAGAACTGGAACAGCCGGAGCAGATCCGGCTGAGCGAGATCCTGGTCACGGTGGAGAAGGACGCCTCCCCGGAACAGATCGCCGCAGCCCAGTCCAAGGCGGACGACCTGTTGAAGCAGATCCGCGGAGGAGCCAAGTTCGACGAGGTGGCGAAACGCTCGTCCCAGGGCCCGACCTCGGCACAGGGTGGCGACCTCGGTCTCTTCAAGCGCGGCATGCTGGCCAAGGAACTGGAAGACATGACCTTCGCCATCAAGGCCGACGAGGTCTCCGACGTCATCCGCACCAAGCAGGGCTTCGTGATCCTGAAAGTCACGGAGCACACCGCCGCTGGCATGCCTTCCTATAAGGAAGCCGAGCAGAAGATCGGCGACGCGATGTATTACAAGAGGCTCCAGCCGGCGCTGCGCGCCTACCTGACCAAGCTGCGCGAGGAAGCCTTCATCGACATCAAGGAAGGATTCGTGGACTCGGGCGCCAGCCCGAACCAGACCAAGCCCGTCATCACGGCGTCGGCGGCGGAGCAGGCGCAGCAGGCGAAGAAGAAAAAGAAGAAATTCCTGATCTTCTAG
- a CDS encoding SpoIIE family protein phosphatase, producing MKIPFYSSAPKRELRHPAPAVVPTLPNSSLAALYRAARIGGDFYDFVVTPAGRLVFMLADIAGRRDEALHIAASAQEVFRKKVEENFSGEYFNEHDAMTDLLIDVNRAIMTAADGVRNSPAFIGCYEERLGTLAYINAGHPPALLRDSTGVTLLPANGFPMGLFSHAAHDTQLSVLQPGAALLIVSKGLVESKHKSKEFGMERLSEVFEATMFADAHDLCTRILQSVEEFTRNGRKPGVAENDITALALVRSAAGMSASA from the coding sequence ATGAAAATACCTTTCTACAGCTCCGCGCCGAAACGCGAATTGCGGCACCCCGCTCCCGCGGTGGTTCCCACGCTGCCGAATTCGTCGCTCGCCGCGCTCTACCGAGCCGCGCGCATCGGGGGCGACTTCTATGATTTCGTCGTGACCCCGGCGGGGCGGCTGGTCTTCATGCTCGCCGACATCGCCGGGCGACGCGACGAGGCCCTGCACATCGCCGCCAGCGCCCAGGAGGTCTTCCGCAAGAAGGTGGAGGAGAACTTCTCCGGGGAATACTTCAACGAACACGACGCGATGACCGACCTGCTCATCGACGTGAACCGGGCCATCATGACGGCGGCCGACGGGGTGCGCAACTCGCCCGCCTTCATCGGCTGCTATGAGGAGCGCCTGGGGACGCTGGCCTATATCAATGCCGGGCACCCGCCTGCCCTGCTGCGTGATTCCACGGGCGTCACGCTGCTGCCCGCAAACGGCTTCCCGATGGGACTGTTCTCCCACGCGGCCCACGACACGCAGCTTTCGGTGCTCCAACCGGGGGCCGCGCTTCTGATCGTCTCCAAGGGGCTGGTGGAAAGCAAGCATAAGTCGAAGGAATTCGGCATGGAGCGCCTGTCCGAGGTGTTCGAAGCGACGATGTTCGCGGATGCGCACGACCTCTGCACGCGCATCCTGCAATCGGTCGAAGAGTTCACCCGTAACGGCCGCAAGCCGGGAGTGGCGGAGAACGACATCACCGCGCTCGCTCTCGTCCGCTCCGCGGCCGGCATGTCCGCTTCCGCCTGA
- a CDS encoding AsmA family protein has protein sequence MKRKGLLIAGIIVVVLVVIVVLLPVLVDANKFRPMIESELQKSLDRQVHIGNLKLSLLAGGVVAEDISISDDPGFSREPFVKAKGLDVGVEMMPLIFSRALHVRSLTVREPEIQLLRTASGKWNYSSMGAKGAKNAPSAPQADFSVGELKVEKGRIVVGTVPARGKTRVYEDVQLKIKDLSTTLVMPITLAAKTPGGGSMKVEGEVGPLNQTDMAETPLKADVKVEHIDMASTGFVDPASGIAGVLDYTGKVDSDGKTAHSQGKATIDKLRVVKSGAAARHPVSLDYATEYDHKRQAGSLTRGDILIGKSAAKLSGTYDTRGETPVVHMKLNASHLPVDDVEGLLPAFGVMLPSGASLRGGTADANLALDGPLDRLVTSGPVNVSNTTLTGYNLSSKMSAISALAGLKGGSDTVIQTLSSNLRVSPEGIRTDNLNVVVPSIGTVTGSGTIGANNSLNYKMSAKLVSGGMLGGVTQITSFGQSKGAVPFLIQGTTSNPIFIPDVAGAVGNTVLAPAEGVGGMLGGLFGKKKQK, from the coding sequence ATGAAACGCAAAGGCCTTCTCATCGCCGGCATCATCGTCGTGGTTCTCGTGGTGATCGTTGTCCTGCTGCCGGTCCTGGTAGACGCCAATAAGTTCCGGCCGATGATCGAGTCCGAGCTGCAGAAGTCCCTCGACCGCCAGGTGCACATCGGCAACCTCAAGCTTTCGCTGCTGGCGGGCGGCGTCGTTGCCGAGGACATCTCGATCAGCGACGACCCCGGCTTCAGCCGCGAGCCCTTCGTAAAAGCCAAGGGCCTCGACGTCGGCGTGGAGATGATGCCGCTGATCTTCTCCCGCGCGCTGCACGTGCGCTCGCTCACCGTGCGCGAGCCCGAGATCCAGCTATTGCGCACCGCATCCGGCAAGTGGAACTACTCCAGCATGGGAGCGAAGGGCGCTAAGAATGCCCCGTCCGCTCCGCAGGCCGATTTCTCCGTCGGAGAACTGAAGGTCGAGAAGGGCCGCATCGTGGTGGGAACCGTGCCCGCACGCGGCAAGACCCGCGTATACGAGGACGTGCAGCTCAAGATCAAGGACCTCTCCACCACCTTAGTCATGCCCATCACGCTCGCAGCCAAGACGCCGGGCGGAGGGTCCATGAAGGTCGAGGGCGAAGTAGGGCCGCTCAACCAGACCGACATGGCGGAAACGCCGCTCAAAGCCGACGTCAAGGTCGAGCACATCGACATGGCCAGCACCGGCTTCGTCGATCCCGCTTCAGGCATCGCCGGCGTGCTGGACTACACCGGCAAGGTGGATTCCGACGGCAAAACGGCGCACTCCCAGGGAAAGGCCACCATCGACAAGCTGCGCGTGGTGAAGAGCGGTGCGGCCGCGCGCCATCCCGTCTCGCTCGACTATGCGACGGAGTACGACCACAAGCGCCAGGCCGGTTCCCTGACCCGCGGCGACATCCTCATCGGCAAGAGCGCCGCCAAGCTTTCCGGCACCTACGACACTCGCGGCGAAACTCCCGTCGTGCACATGAAGCTAAACGCCTCGCACCTGCCGGTGGACGACGTCGAGGGCCTGCTGCCCGCTTTCGGAGTGATGCTTCCGTCGGGCGCGTCGCTGCGCGGAGGCACCGCGGACGCGAACCTCGCCCTCGACGGTCCTCTCGACCGGCTGGTGACCAGCGGCCCCGTCAACGTCTCGAACACCACTCTGACCGGCTACAACCTTTCTTCGAAGATGTCGGCCATATCCGCCCTGGCCGGCCTCAAGGGTGGCTCCGACACCGTGATCCAGACGCTCAGCTCCAACCTGCGGGTCTCGCCGGAAGGCATCCGCACCGACAACCTGAACGTGGTGGTGCCCTCCATCGGCACGGTGACGGGCTCAGGCACCATCGGCGCCAACAACTCGCTGAATTACAAGATGAGCGCCAAGCTGGTCAGCGGCGGCATGCTCGGCGGCGTGACCCAGATCACCAGCTTCGGACAGTCGAAAGGCGCCGTGCCCTTCCTCATCCAGGGCACGACCTCGAATCCCATCTTCATCCCCGACGTCGCTGGAGCGGTGGGCAACACCGTCCTCGCGCCGGCCGAGGGTGTTGGCGGAATGTTGGGCGGGCTCTTTGGAAAGAAGAAACAGAAATAA
- a CDS encoding PilZ domain-containing protein has protein sequence MPFEVRYGLGKDSWPGQGVEIGEGGMAFTGDMRYDPETEIDVRYRLNPEEEWVKVKAVVRHVEGNILFGVEFLNLRLPDRLNILDYASTKK, from the coding sequence ATGCCGTTCGAAGTGCGCTACGGCCTGGGAAAAGACAGTTGGCCGGGACAGGGCGTGGAGATCGGCGAAGGCGGCATGGCTTTCACCGGCGACATGCGCTACGACCCGGAAACGGAGATCGATGTCCGCTATCGCTTGAATCCCGAAGAAGAGTGGGTGAAGGTGAAAGCGGTGGTGCGGCACGTCGAGGGGAACATCCTCTTCGGCGTCGAGTTCCTGAACCTGCGTCTGCCCGACCGGCTCAATATCCTCGACTACGCGAGCACGAAAAAGTAG
- a CDS encoding S9 family peptidase, which yields MRRWALFLCLSLFLCSLSGSSFAQNLERRPATSVASGVLHSSGKYDIARYLNIRSASSPSYSPTSDDIIYLTNTTGTNQVWKNPGHGGYAEQLTFFDDRVLRVKWSPRGDVVLFTKDQGGNERAQLYLMDPDAETIEELTSSPKAIFQFGEFSRDGARICYSSNERNERYFDVYVMDLGMRRARRLLSGEVNYYAHSFSPDGRHVLVSRENTNADNDLFLVDTRSESVVHLTPHAGEAMYRDMAWLPDGSGFYLASNEGRDKANLAFLDVHARNLRYVEDAPMELDEATGIAIDRQGTTLFYAWNNNGTSLAKLRDLKSGRVQEFRGLPKGVIGKGSFNGDGSRLAFAYSSPAINGDVWVWDVVQNKAWQVTHSTRSGIPSFVEPQVVSYPSFDGTMIPAFLYLPKGAAKEGRLPTIVSVHGGPEAQERAGFNPVYQYFLNRGYAVLAPNIRGSAGFGTKYLHMDDYKKRKDAIEDVAQAAAYLRSTGYADPDKLVIMGGSYGGFMTLAQATMHPELWAAAVDIVGIANWRTFFQNTGAWRRANRATEYGDPEKDPGFMDSISPINFVDKIRAPLFVIAGANDPRVPKEEADQMVAKVKAKGVPVEYIAFPDEGHGMAKRINRIKGYSAIAEFLDKYVKDKSSAGSR from the coding sequence ATGCGACGTTGGGCCTTGTTCCTCTGTCTTTCTCTTTTCCTGTGCTCCCTTTCCGGATCGTCCTTCGCGCAAAACCTGGAACGTCGGCCGGCGACCTCCGTCGCCTCCGGCGTCCTGCACTCCAGCGGCAAGTACGACATCGCGCGGTACCTGAACATCCGCTCGGCGTCGAGCCCCAGCTACTCGCCCACTTCGGATGACATCATCTACCTCACCAACACCACGGGGACGAACCAGGTGTGGAAGAATCCCGGGCACGGTGGATACGCGGAGCAACTGACGTTTTTCGACGACCGCGTGCTGCGCGTGAAATGGTCGCCGCGCGGCGACGTGGTGCTGTTCACCAAGGACCAGGGCGGCAACGAGCGGGCGCAACTCTACCTGATGGACCCCGACGCCGAGACTATCGAGGAGCTGACCAGCTCGCCGAAGGCGATCTTCCAGTTCGGCGAGTTCTCGCGCGACGGGGCGAGGATCTGCTACTCCTCGAACGAACGCAACGAGCGCTACTTCGACGTGTACGTGATGGACCTGGGCATGCGCCGGGCGCGGCGGCTGCTCTCCGGCGAAGTGAATTACTACGCGCACTCATTCTCTCCCGATGGGCGGCACGTGCTGGTCAGCCGCGAGAACACCAATGCCGACAACGACCTGTTCCTGGTGGACACGCGGAGCGAGAGCGTCGTGCACCTCACGCCGCACGCGGGCGAAGCGATGTACCGCGATATGGCGTGGCTGCCCGACGGCAGCGGCTTCTACCTGGCGTCGAACGAAGGCCGCGACAAAGCGAACCTGGCGTTCCTGGACGTCCATGCGCGCAACTTGCGCTACGTCGAAGACGCTCCCATGGAGCTCGACGAAGCGACCGGCATCGCCATCGACCGCCAGGGCACGACCCTGTTCTACGCCTGGAACAACAACGGGACGTCGCTGGCGAAGCTGCGCGACCTGAAGAGCGGGCGGGTGCAGGAGTTCCGCGGGCTGCCCAAGGGCGTGATCGGCAAGGGATCGTTCAACGGCGATGGCAGCCGTCTGGCGTTCGCCTACAGTTCGCCGGCCATCAATGGCGACGTCTGGGTGTGGGACGTGGTGCAGAACAAGGCCTGGCAGGTGACCCACTCGACGCGCAGCGGGATCCCCAGCTTCGTGGAGCCGCAGGTAGTTTCGTACCCGTCGTTCGACGGGACCATGATCCCCGCGTTCCTCTACCTGCCGAAAGGCGCGGCTAAGGAAGGCAGGCTTCCTACGATCGTCAGCGTGCACGGCGGGCCGGAGGCGCAAGAGCGTGCCGGCTTCAACCCCGTGTACCAGTACTTCCTTAATCGCGGGTATGCGGTGCTGGCCCCGAACATCCGCGGCAGCGCCGGCTTCGGCACCAAGTACCTGCACATGGACGACTACAAGAAACGCAAGGACGCGATCGAGGACGTGGCCCAGGCCGCGGCATACCTGAGATCGACCGGGTACGCCGACCCGGACAAGCTGGTGATCATGGGCGGCAGCTACGGCGGCTTCATGACCCTGGCGCAGGCGACCATGCATCCGGAACTGTGGGCGGCCGCGGTCGACATCGTAGGCATCGCCAACTGGCGCACCTTCTTCCAGAACACGGGCGCGTGGCGGCGCGCCAACCGCGCCACTGAGTACGGCGATCCGGAGAAAGATCCGGGGTTCATGGATTCCATCTCGCCCATCAACTTCGTGGACAAGATCCGCGCCCCGCTGTTCGTCATCGCGGGCGCGAACGACCCGCGCGTGCCCAAAGAGGAAGCCGACCAGATGGTGGCCAAGGTCAAGGCCAAGGGCGTTCCGGTGGAGTACATCGCCTTCCCCGACGAGGGCCACGGCATGGCCAAGCGCATCAACCGTATCAAGGGATACTCGGCAATCGCGGAATTCCTGGATAAGTACGTGAAAGATAAGTCGTCAGCCGGTAGTCGTTAG
- a CDS encoding tetratricopeptide repeat protein, with product MPASRILLITLLLAASTAAADTIRLKNGRTIYADQTREVDGKIEYEVGDNTFAIPKSSVERIDSGGVAPPRSSSAGAAAEPEMPSIVPSGTVKGAETMMSRIVKDGRVDLDALSAAERQGDPEIAAAANFVAGKFEQAHGNPDKARLYLQRALGLMPNNPVILMQFVAVLLEMHRFAEALPHAVQAARLAPNSADAHALLGYAYFASEKTKEAIAEFKRSVELRADPSIQALLDKAEREASAEARFGEQETGHFTIRYEGEQAPAALRRAIVSTLEVHYDDLVREFGIAPRQNIVVSLYTGQAYFDVTQAPSWSGAEYDGKLRIPVEGLGAVTPELSRVLKHELAHAFIAQITRNRCPMWLNEGIAQAVEPKTSARHGHALATMFARSAEVPLNLLEGSFTGFDTRTAEVAYAESLAAVEFIVHTYGMSDAVRILQRIGEGSSSESALRSVIHSGYNSFQGEVGDYLKKTYGE from the coding sequence GTGCCTGCCAGCCGCATACTTCTTATCACGCTCCTTCTCGCCGCCAGCACGGCCGCGGCCGACACTATCCGCCTGAAGAACGGCCGCACCATCTATGCCGACCAAACCCGTGAAGTTGACGGCAAGATCGAATACGAGGTCGGCGACAACACCTTCGCCATCCCCAAGTCATCGGTGGAACGGATCGACAGCGGCGGAGTAGCCCCTCCGCGATCGAGTTCGGCAGGCGCGGCGGCCGAGCCGGAGATGCCGTCGATCGTGCCCAGCGGCACGGTGAAGGGCGCCGAGACCATGATGTCGCGCATCGTGAAGGATGGGCGTGTGGACCTGGACGCCCTGTCGGCCGCCGAGCGCCAGGGCGATCCCGAGATCGCTGCCGCGGCCAATTTCGTGGCCGGCAAGTTCGAGCAGGCGCACGGCAATCCCGACAAGGCCCGGCTCTACCTGCAGCGTGCCCTGGGACTGATGCCCAACAATCCGGTCATCCTGATGCAGTTCGTGGCCGTGCTGCTGGAGATGCACCGCTTCGCGGAGGCGCTCCCGCATGCCGTGCAGGCGGCGCGGTTGGCGCCGAATTCCGCCGATGCGCACGCTCTGTTGGGCTACGCCTACTTCGCCTCGGAGAAGACGAAGGAAGCGATCGCCGAGTTCAAGCGCTCCGTCGAACTGCGAGCCGACCCCTCGATCCAAGCGCTGCTGGACAAAGCGGAGCGCGAAGCTAGCGCCGAAGCGCGGTTCGGAGAGCAGGAAACCGGGCACTTCACGATCCGCTACGAGGGTGAGCAGGCGCCGGCGGCATTACGGCGGGCGATCGTCAGCACACTGGAAGTGCACTACGACGACCTGGTGCGCGAGTTCGGGATCGCGCCGCGGCAAAACATCGTCGTGTCGCTCTATACCGGACAGGCCTACTTCGACGTCACCCAGGCGCCGTCGTGGTCGGGCGCCGAGTACGACGGCAAATTGCGCATCCCCGTCGAAGGGCTGGGTGCAGTGACTCCGGAGCTGTCGCGGGTACTGAAGCACGAACTGGCGCACGCGTTCATCGCTCAGATCACTCGCAACCGCTGCCCGATGTGGTTGAACGAAGGCATCGCGCAGGCGGTGGAACCGAAAACCTCCGCGCGCCACGGGCATGCGCTGGCGACGATGTTCGCGCGCAGCGCCGAGGTCCCACTGAACCTGTTGGAGGGCAGCTTCACCGGCTTCGACACGCGCACGGCGGAGGTCGCGTACGCCGAGTCTCTAGCCGCGGTGGAATTCATCGTGCACACCTACGGCATGAGCGACGCGGTCCGCATCCTGCAACGGATCGGCGAAGGCTCCTCGTCCGAGAGCGCGCTGCGCTCGGTGATCCATTCCGGGTACAATTCGTTCCAGGGAGAAGTCGGGGACTACCTGAAGAAGACCTATGGGGAGTGA